In the Kribbella sp. NBC_00482 genome, one interval contains:
- a CDS encoding holo-ACP synthase: MIVGVGIDVVDVDRFMRTLERTPGLRDRVFTPVEAVKPPASLAARFAAKEALAKALGAPGGMHWHDAEVQTDETGRPWLEITGTVAAQAAKLGVQSLHLSLSHDAGIASAVVVLEG, from the coding sequence ATGATCGTCGGCGTGGGTATTGATGTGGTCGACGTGGATCGGTTCATGCGGACGCTGGAACGTACGCCGGGGTTGCGGGATCGGGTGTTCACCCCCGTGGAGGCGGTGAAGCCGCCGGCGTCGCTGGCGGCTCGGTTCGCGGCCAAGGAGGCGTTGGCGAAGGCGCTCGGGGCGCCCGGGGGCATGCATTGGCACGACGCCGAGGTGCAGACCGACGAGACCGGGCGGCCGTGGCTGGAGATCACCGGCACGGTGGCGGCGCAGGCGGCCAAACTCGGCGTACAGAGCCTGCATCTGTCGTTGAGCCACGACGCCGGAATCGCCTCCGCCGTGGTCGTCCTGGA
- a CDS encoding LacI family DNA-binding transcriptional regulator, which produces MAERPTIAKIAEQAGVSVPTVSKVLNGRADVAAATRARIESLIQEHGYRRRSSSTAAGPMIDLVFNQLGGEWAMELIRGVEEVVRAEGVELVLSECGGALRPRQEWIESVLNRRPLGVIMVFSDLDADQRAQLEARRIPFVVVDPVGDVGDDVPSIGSANWNGGRMATTHLRTLGHTRIGMIGGPISTLCSRQRVDGYTDALRSTGADVDPALIRWADFEVAGAHREALDLLRRADRPTAIFAGSDMQALGVYQAARELGLDVPRDLSVVGYDDLPVAQWVTPTLTTVHQPLHQMAELATRVVLDLSRGRTPTALRLDLAVDLRIRQSTASPYR; this is translated from the coding sequence GTGGCCGAGCGGCCGACCATTGCGAAAATTGCGGAGCAGGCCGGGGTGTCGGTGCCGACCGTCTCCAAGGTGCTGAACGGGCGCGCGGACGTGGCGGCGGCGACCCGGGCGCGGATCGAGAGCCTGATCCAGGAGCACGGGTACCGGCGGCGGAGCTCGAGTACGGCGGCCGGCCCGATGATCGACCTGGTGTTCAACCAGCTCGGTGGCGAGTGGGCGATGGAGCTGATCCGCGGCGTCGAGGAGGTCGTCCGCGCCGAGGGCGTCGAACTGGTGCTGTCCGAGTGCGGCGGTGCGCTCCGGCCGCGGCAGGAGTGGATCGAGTCGGTGCTGAACCGGCGGCCGCTCGGCGTGATCATGGTGTTCTCGGACCTGGACGCCGATCAGCGCGCGCAGTTGGAGGCGCGGCGGATCCCGTTCGTGGTCGTCGATCCGGTCGGCGATGTGGGGGACGACGTACCGTCGATCGGCTCCGCGAACTGGAACGGCGGCCGGATGGCGACGACGCATCTGCGCACGCTCGGCCACACCCGGATCGGGATGATCGGCGGTCCGATCTCGACGCTGTGCTCGCGGCAACGCGTCGACGGGTACACAGATGCGCTGCGTTCAACAGGTGCCGACGTCGATCCGGCGCTGATCCGGTGGGCCGACTTCGAGGTCGCCGGCGCCCATCGCGAGGCGCTCGACCTGCTCCGCCGAGCCGACCGGCCCACCGCGATCTTCGCCGGCAGCGACATGCAGGCACTGGGCGTCTACCAGGCCGCTCGTGAACTGGGGCTGGACGTTCCGCGAGACCTGTCGGTGGTCGGGTACGACGATCTTCCTGTTGCGCAGTGGGTGACGCCGACCCTCACCACGGTCCACCAGCCGCTCCATCAGATGGCCGAGCTCGCGACGCGCGTAGTACTCGATCTCTCGAGAGGCCGCACCCCCACCGCCCTCCGCCTGGACCTGGCCGTAGACCTACGCATCCGCCAATCCACCGCGTCCCCTTACCGTTAG
- a CDS encoding alpha-glucuronidase, whose product MTGDSAWLGTQRLPEVTVHASGVLAQTIRAEVRQTRRFRTDVQVAVCTLTRVRETALWQQVEAAVPEHGLGVEGFVVVRRGNDLVVAAEGGHGLLYGYFYVLRYFEWMSGDFTVVEQPAVPIRMLDHWDELSGVVRRGYSGKSIFFRDGEVVPDLSRVRAYARLLASIGINAVALATAELPDVARLAGVFREYGIAVSLAVDFIDDPRDERVARWWAATIARVYDVVPDLGGLVVRTARDPEGANLLARAVAPYGGSVFWRCSGAEPEQDWRDRRADRARAAYDGFIPLDGRFEENVVLQVKHGPLDFQVREPVSPLLGEFQETVFGVELQVTQEYSGQQQDLCYLGPWWREILQFDTSGGGGVTVADRIGAIVAVSNVGDDLNWTGHKLAQSNLYAFGRLAWDPAADPVSLLHEWAAATFAMDDRTRSELVTILSGSWQTYERYTAPLGVGFMVTPGTHYGPNVNGYEFSGAGTYHFADRYGVGVDRTVKTGSGFTGQYPEPLASLYEDLYTCPDELLLFFHHVPYDHVLQSGSTVLQHIYDTHFQGYAEVEAMVARWQVIAERFEPAIRENITARFETQLSNAREWRDQVNTFFYRLSGVPDARGRTINR is encoded by the coding sequence ATGACCGGCGATTCCGCCTGGCTTGGTACGCAACGCCTGCCCGAGGTGACCGTGCATGCGTCGGGCGTGCTCGCGCAGACGATCCGCGCCGAGGTCCGGCAGACGCGCCGTTTCCGCACCGACGTACAGGTCGCCGTCTGCACGCTGACCCGGGTCAGGGAGACCGCTCTCTGGCAGCAGGTCGAGGCCGCCGTGCCCGAGCACGGGCTGGGCGTCGAGGGGTTCGTGGTGGTGCGACGGGGCAACGATCTCGTTGTCGCGGCCGAGGGCGGCCACGGATTGCTGTACGGGTACTTCTACGTGCTGCGGTACTTCGAGTGGATGAGCGGCGACTTCACCGTCGTCGAGCAGCCCGCCGTACCGATCCGGATGCTGGACCACTGGGACGAGCTGTCCGGTGTCGTACGGCGCGGATACTCGGGAAAATCGATCTTTTTCCGTGACGGCGAGGTGGTGCCCGACCTCAGCCGGGTCCGGGCGTACGCGCGATTGCTGGCGTCCATCGGGATCAACGCGGTCGCGCTCGCCACCGCCGAGCTGCCCGATGTGGCGCGGCTGGCCGGCGTTTTCCGCGAGTACGGGATCGCAGTCAGTCTCGCGGTCGACTTCATCGACGACCCGCGTGACGAGCGGGTCGCGCGCTGGTGGGCCGCCACGATCGCCCGGGTGTACGACGTCGTACCGGATCTCGGCGGGCTCGTGGTGCGGACGGCTCGTGATCCCGAGGGCGCGAACCTGCTGGCCCGAGCAGTGGCGCCGTACGGCGGGAGCGTTTTCTGGCGATGTTCCGGCGCGGAGCCCGAACAGGACTGGCGCGATCGGCGGGCGGATCGGGCGAGGGCGGCGTACGACGGGTTCATCCCGCTGGACGGGCGGTTCGAGGAAAACGTTGTCTTGCAGGTCAAACACGGACCGCTGGACTTCCAGGTCCGGGAGCCGGTCTCACCGCTGCTCGGGGAATTCCAGGAAACCGTTTTCGGTGTCGAGTTGCAGGTCACGCAGGAGTACTCCGGCCAGCAGCAGGACCTGTGCTACCTCGGGCCTTGGTGGCGGGAGATCCTGCAGTTCGACACGTCCGGTGGCGGTGGCGTGACCGTTGCCGACCGCATCGGTGCGATCGTTGCCGTGTCCAACGTCGGCGACGACCTGAACTGGACCGGGCACAAGCTTGCGCAGAGCAACCTCTATGCGTTCGGACGGCTCGCATGGGATCCCGCCGCGGATCCGGTCAGCCTCCTGCACGAGTGGGCGGCCGCGACGTTCGCGATGGACGACCGGACCCGGAGCGAGTTGGTGACGATCCTGTCCGGCTCGTGGCAGACGTACGAGCGGTACACCGCGCCGCTCGGCGTCGGGTTCATGGTGACGCCAGGGACGCACTACGGGCCGAACGTGAACGGGTACGAGTTCTCGGGCGCGGGGACGTACCACTTCGCGGATCGGTACGGCGTCGGCGTGGACCGGACCGTGAAGACAGGCTCGGGGTTCACCGGGCAGTATCCGGAACCGCTCGCGAGCCTGTACGAGGACCTGTACACGTGTCCCGACGAGCTGCTGCTGTTCTTCCACCACGTGCCCTACGACCACGTGCTCCAGAGCGGGAGCACAGTGCTGCAACACATCTACGACACACACTTCCAGGGGTACGCCGAGGTAGAGGCGATGGTCGCGCGCTGGCAGGTGATCGCCGAGCGCTTCGAACCGGCCATCCGCGAGAACATCACCGCCCGCTTCGAGACCCAGCTGTCGAACGCCCGCGAGTGGCGCGACCAGGTCAACACGTTCTTCTACCGGCTCAGCGGCGTACCAGATGCGCGCGGCCGCACGATTAATCGCTAG